DNA from Candidatus Gastranaerophilales bacterium:
TGTGATTTGGAATACGCCCATTTTTACATCTTTGATTTTGCCTACTCTGTTGTGATTAGCTTTTAGCATTGCTTTGGCTCTGTTTTTTGAGTCAAGAGTAGCTTCTTCGAGCAATTTTACTTTTAAGTCCGCCATTTTTGAATATTGATATTCAGGTGGATTTGAAGTAAGTTCAATGTCTTGAGCAGAGAGTGCTTGCACGGCTGTTGACAAATTTTTGATTAAATTAACATCATTCGATGTGACTTTGATGTTTTGATAATAATTATAATAAGCAATATCATTAGTTGTATTGCCTGTTTTAGGGTCATTTCTGTATGTAGGATAATTCGATGCAGGCAAAATGTCGATTTGCTCTTTGGTTATGCCCTTTGATATTAAATAATTCGTTACAACAGGAATATCTTTTTGCATTTTGCTATAAGCATTTGCAATTGTTGCTCCACGTGTGTTTATTTGTATAGTCCAAGCGGCAGAGTCTGATTTGACAATCTCATAAGCCGAGCCCGTTACATATATGCCGTCTTTTTTTATGTTGTTTGAAATAATCATAGAACAAAAAATGAGCCCAAAAGCAATAATAATACCGACTATAGTAATTTGAAAATCTTTGATTTTTTCCAACATTGATATCTCCATTTAAACAATATAAAGTCCAATTATAACAGATTGAATGAAGCTTTACAAGCCGGTTTCAGATATTTTAAACAAAAAATTGTTAAAAAATTTTTATTTGCTATTTACAATTAAATGTTTTTTGAGTAGTATATTATTACTCCTTGGAAGAGTGCCAGAGCGGTTTATCGGAGCGGTCTTGAAAACCGTCGTACGTGACGAGCGTACCGTGGGTTCGAATCCCACCTCTTCCTTTTTCCGGAGTTTAAGATTCTACCGGGGAAAGGGCAAGGTACATAGGCGTTTGTAGGACGCGGTTTTTAGTTTAAGCTTGTTCCTTTCATAACCTGTTATTTTCCCTAATTCGTAGAGAGAGTCCTCTGAATCTTAAAGTTCTCCAACGAAAGGCTGTTTTTCCCTGACTTTTAGCGGATAAGAGTGCACTTTGGAGCCGATTCACTTAACGTAGGAATGTGTATTTATGAGCAATGATTTAAGAAGAACCTTGAGTTTGCAAGATTCTATCTCTATGGTAGCCGGAAATATGATTGGTTGCGGGATTTTTCTCGTCTCCGCTGAAACGGCTCGAATAGTACAGTCCTCTTGGATGTTGCTTATTGTTTGGCTTACTGCCGGGCTCGTTTCTTTAATCGGGGCTTTGGCTTACGGTGAATTGGCCGCTAATATCACTGAAGAGGGCGGTCAGTATATGTATTTGAAAAAAATATATAATGACCTTACGGCTTTTTCTTATGGCTGGACGTTGTTCCTTGTTATTCAAACAGGTTCTATCGCCGCTATTTGTTTAGCGTTTGCAAAATTCTTAGGAATTTTGGTGCCTTTTATCAGTTCCACCCACATATTGTTTTCAATCGGTGCGTTCCACTTATCTTCTGTTCAAGTGATTGCAATGTTTATTTGTATAATGCTCACATATATTAACTCTCGAGGCGTTGAATACGGCGTTTTGACTCAAAATCTGTTCACGGTGACAAAAATCTTATCTTTGATTGCCATTGTTGTTTGCGGAATATTCTTCGGAATGAACTGGGACGTAATACATGCTAATTTTCCGCATGGGTGCACTCAAATGCATTTGGGCGACTTGAGAACTATCGCTACTGCCACTGTCGGGGCATTGTTTGCAGCTATAACTTGGAATAATCTGACTTTTATCGCAGGTGAAATTAAAGAACCTGAAAAAAATATCCCAAGAGCCATGGTTTATGGTGTTGGATTGGTCGTTATTTTGTACTTGTTAATAAACGCTGTATATGTTTATACCATTCCTTTAGATGCTATACAAAATGCACATGAAGACATTGTGGCTTCTGCTGTTATGGGTGCTATGTTTGGCAAAGTCGGTGAGGCTATTATTGCTGTTATCCTTATGATTTCAGCTTTTGGATGTGCAAACGGTATGATTATGACTGGTTCTCGTGTATATTATAAAATGGCAAAAGACAGATTGTTCTTTAGAGGATTGGCTGCTATTAACAGACATACAAAAGTTCCTGTAAATTCTCTATGGATGCAAGGTATGTGGATTTGCTGTTTAGTCCTTTTTGTTGGAGATTACAACCTTTTATTGGATTTCGTTATTTATATTAACTTGATATTCTACGCTATAACTACTTTCGGTATATTTGTCTACAGAAGAAAATTTGCAGATGAACCTAAAATTCTTACCGTAAATAACTTCTTCCCGATTACTTTTATTTCGGCAATTACATTTATCGTTGGATGTCTGACTTTGGATAAACCGACTTCAACTTTACCTGGTTTGTTGATTACTTTAGCCGGCTTCCCTGTTTATTATTTCTGGAGCCGTGCAAAAAATAAAAAAACAAAAGTATTGAATAAAAACAAACAAGACGCTATTATAGTTAATAAATAAAGTTTATTGTATTTGGAGTGATACCAATGTTAATAGAAGAATTACTTGAGGCTGCCGTCAACAAAGGGGCAAGTGACTTACATATATCAAACGGATTACCTCCCGTTATAAGAGTGGACGGTAATTTGCTTAGAATGGAGTATTCTGCATTAACTCCTGATGATGTCGAATCTCTCCTATTTCCGATGTTGAGTAACGAACAACGTAGAACCCTTGAACAAGTTTGGGAACTCGACCTCAGCTACGGTATTCACGGTTTGGGTCGTTTCCGTGTAAATATATATAAAGACAAAGGCTCTTATGCAGCTGCATTCAGAACAATTAATGCTGTTATTCCGTCGTTTGAATCTTTGGGGCTATCTCCTACGGTAAAAACTATTACAGAACGTCCTAGAGGCTTGATTTTGGTTACTGGACCTACCGGTAGTGGTAAATCTACAACTTTGGCGTCTATGATTGACCATATTAACGAGCAACGCTCCGAGCATATTTTGATTATTGAAGACCCGATTGAGTATGTCCATTATTCTAAAAAAAGCGTCGTTCACCAAAGAGAACTCGGGCAAGATACCCGTTCATTTGCAAATGCTTTGCGTTCTGCATTAAGAGAAGATCCTGACATTATACTTGTAGGTGAAATGCGGGACCTTGAAACGATAAGTTTGGCATTAACTGCCGCTGAAACAGGTCACTTGGTTATGGCAACTTTGCATACATCTTCTGCAAGTCAAACTATCGACCGTATTATTGATGTATTCCCTGAGGCTCAACAACAACAAGTTAGAGTCCAGCTATCAACTTCTTTGATTGCTGTTTTCTCTCAAACTTTGCTTCCAAGGCTTGATGATGACGGCGAATCAAAAAAAGGTCGTATAATGGCTCAAGAAATCATGGTCGTAAATACAGCTATTGCGAACCTTATCAGAGAAGGCAAAACAGCTCAAATATATTCTATGATGCAAACTGGGGCACAATTCGGTATGCAAACGCTCGAAACTGCTTTGAAAAACTTATATTTGCAAGGTTCTATTGATTTAGATGATGCTTTGGCTAAATCTCAAAGACCTGATGAGTTTAAGCGTTTAGCTAATTTAACTCGGTAAATTATAATAAAACAAAAGGGCTAATAACAAGTCGGCAACAAGTAGATAAACAGTTGCTTTAATTGCTGCTTCTGTTGTTGATATACCAACGTTTTTTGCTCCGCCTTCTGTTTGATAACCTTGTGTTGCACAAACCGTTGTTATGATAATTCCGAAAATTGCACCTTTAATAACGCTGATATAGATATCTCTTGTGTTTAACCATAACCACACAGAGTTCATATATCTATTGGGATGCAAGCCGATTGTTGCGTATGAAACCAACATTCCGCCGATTATGCCGAACAATTCTGCTATCAGCACGACCATTGGAACAGTTACTGCTGCTGCAATAATTCTGGGTGCAAAATAATATCCTACAGGATTTACTTTCAATGTTTTCATTGCATCTACTTGAGATGTGACTTTCATATTAGCGATTTCAGCACTTATTGCTGTTCCGGCTCTTGCACTAATCGCTAAAGCTGCAAATCCCGGTGCTATTTCTCTAATCAAAGCAATAGCCAGAAATCCGCCTACGTAGTTTTCTGCTCCGCTCATCAAAAATTGTTTGGAAACTTGAAGTGCTATGACAACAGCTGCGATAAACACTATGATAAGTGCTATCGGCAGCGAGTCATAACTAATCATTGCTGCTCTGCTTATTACAGAGCCAAACTTTACATTTTTGTCAAAAATGTATTTGATTGATGTTATTAGGTTTTGAATACAAAGTCCTAAAAAATTAATCATAAATAGGTGTGCACCATTTTTTGTATTTTTCGACTTTGCCTTTTACAACATCAAAGTATAATTTTTGAATTTTGTCAGTAATAGGTCCGACTTCTCCTGTTCCAACGAGTCTATTGTCAATCTTAGTTATAGGACTGATTTGAGCACCTGTGCCACAGTAGAAAGCTTCGTCAGAGATATAAAGTTCTGTTCTGTCGATTTCTCTTTGAACAGTTTCTATGCCTAAGTCTTTTGCAATCTCAATAATTGTGTTTCTGGTAACGCCAACCAAAATATTATCAGTGGTATTTGAGGTTACGAGTTTGCCGTTTTGAACCAAGAATAAGTTCATTGCAGAGCCCTCTGTCACGTGTCCGTCCGGTGAAAGAACGATAGCATCGTCAAAACCGGCCATTCTTGCGTCGGTTACGATAAGAGCTGTATTTGCATAACAACCGGAAACTTTTGCACGTGGCGGAATTGCATTGTCATCAGAACGTTTCCAGCTTGAAACGCAAACGCTCAAACCTTTTGATGTATCAATATAATCACCCAATGGAATTGTGAAAATTAAAAGTGAATCAGGGTTATCAATTAAGCCGGGTCCGATTTTTAACGCACTTTTATAAATTTGTGGTCGCATATAAGCATCTGCTTTATAGTCGTTTTTCTTGAATAGTCCTCTTGCTAATTCTACAAGCTCATCAGCTGTATATTTTGTATGCATGTGCATGATTTTTCCGCTGCGGATTAATCTTTCCATGTGTTCTTTTACTCTAAACGCATACATTTGGTTTTCTTCTTTGTTGTAGTATGCACGAATACCTTCGAAAACAGATGTTCCGTACAAGAATGCGTGATTTCTGACAGGGATGGTGGCTTCACTCATTTTTACATATTCGCCATCCATAAAAACTAAATCATCTTTGGTCACTATAGTGCCTCCTTTTTTATTTCGGTTGTGCTAGTCTATTCTAGCATATATTTCAACTTTGGAGTAAATTTTTAACATACTTTTAATACAGCGATTAGACGATTTTATCCACAAAAAAAGCTTCCTATAAAGAAAGCTTTTTTAATAAAATAATTATTTTTGTTTCGTTTCTATTTTTTTATAAACGCTATTTTGTTCTTGCTTTGTCTCTTTGGGAACAGCCATAAAATAAGGGTTTTGATATGTTTTATATGCTTGAGTTTTAGAATCGGCTATTTTAGTTGGAGTTTGAGCGGTTCCGTTTTGATTTGGAGTTTCAGGTTTTGTTTCTGCCGCTTTAGCGTTTCTGTTTTTGAACTTTTTCTTAGTAATGTGTTCGTTTATCTTTGGTAAGGCGAAGCCTAAGAAAGCAGGTACTAATACGCACATTGATAAGAAGTCGAATTTGCTGTTAAGAGCTTTTGCTTTGTGTAAAAATTCGTTATAAATTGTTTTGCCGTCAGCACCAATGTTGTTTTTAAATAAGCCGTACAAATCATCAATATCTTTTGATTTATTGGTAACCGCTTTTTTAATTGAGTCGGAAATAGTTTTGTTGTCTGCTTTTGCAAAATTTTCGGCACCGCCACAGATATTTTCGAGTAATGTTTTAGATTTATCGGTAGTGCTGAATATTTTTTTCAAATTGCCGCCTTGGTTATCGACAAATTCGCAGAAGCCTTCAATACCTTTTTTGTAGTCTTCAAGGTTACTGTATTTTGAAGTTAAGGCGTCACTTTTAAGTATTTGGATACCTTTTACGGGTTTAAGATAGTCTAAGAATTTTCCTATAGGAGTTTTGGCTTTAAATGCGTCGTCTTTAATCGCTAGTACATATCCTGATTTTGCTTCTGAGCTTTTTGTGAAAAGTTTTGCTAAAGCTCTGGCTCCAAAACCCATTGTTGCAATTGAGATAGTATCACGTCTTATGATTTCTTCACGGTCATAATTGTCTTGAGCTTGGACAATTCTGGGGGCTAAAACTCCACCAAGCATTGCAGTCATTAACATCGGAAATGACATATCTACGCCATCAAATTCTATGGTCTTTGCAATTTTTGATAATCCTGAACCATTGACAATATTATCTGCCATTTTTGCAGGATTCATACCGAAAGATGGTTGTTTTGCATTTGTTTGTTTTTTATCTGTTTCCGTTGTTTCTTGAGTTTGGTTAGGTTTTGTTGCTGTTTGGCTATTTGCAGTTGGAACAGCTCCTTGTGCTTGTTGTTCTTCAAGACCTCTTAAAGCAGGATTGTCTTTACTTATATTGTATAATTTAGGAATAATAGACAAAAATCCCATTACGGCAGCCATCATTCCGATGTTTACGCCAAATCTTGTATTTATTCTTTTTACGTTAAATTTGTCAACGAATTTGCCTACAGTTTCAACAAAGTTTTCAGGTGCTTTTGTAAAGTTTTTTTGGGTTTGTTTTATCGCATCATCGCTGTAGTCTGCGATATGAGATACCATTTTTTTGAAGGTTGTTGCGATTGAGCCACCTTCAACTTTTGCATTTTTGATTTTTGCTGTCAAAAAGTCTGAAGTCGGATTGTCGGCGTATTTTTTAGTTAATTTAACAAATTTTTCCGCAACGTCGTTTAAGGCATCTTGTTGAGAGCCTTCAACTCTTATGCCTCGCATATTTGTTATTAAGCCTTTTTTCTTTTTGCTTCCTAAATTAATTAAGTCAGATGCGATTTCGTCTATTTCTTTTTCGACAATTTTGCCTTTTTGACCTGTGGTTTCTTCAATAATATTGGAAACAACATTTTTATAGAAATCTTTTTTAAGTTTTACTCCGTCGGTAATATTTTCGGGAGAAACAGTGTTTTTGTATATATCGCCCAAGCCTTTAATAAAAGCTGCCGGTACATTTGTCGTTTTTCCGATACCTCTTGTAAGTCCTGCAAGAGCCATGCTCGGTATTATAAACATGCTCGGACCTGTTGTGAATTCGCGAATAGCTTCTTTTAAAGCGAAAGTTGTATTCTTTTTACCTGCGTTTTCTTTTTTATTACGTGTTAAGCCCGCAATCGGGCGTGGCAAGTTGGTTCCAAGTGTATCTTGGATACAAAAAGATGCAAAGAGTCCTCCTCTTTCGATTGCATCCATGACATTTATTACGACTGAGTCGACGCCTAATCCTTTGAAGTTAGGATTGTAATGTGATTTTGCCTGTTCCCCTTGTCGCACTTTCGTTTGCGGCTGTTGTGTAATCTGCTCTGAAATACGCATAAATATACCATTCTATTGTCTATACTTTATTAAAATAAGCTGAAAATTTTTATTGCCTTTTTGTGCTCTCATGTTAACAGTTATTTTACAAAGATTAACATTAAGTGTACTTAGTATACTTATTAATTTGAAACTTCTCAACACCTAGTATATCCCTTATTCATATATGTTTACAATTTTTGTCTTCATGTTAGAAATTGTAAAAAAAATATGCCAGCATATTAGTGATGTCTCTTTTACTAATTTTTACTTCTTCCTTAAGGTGTTCTTTAAGGAAGTTTTTTTAACTTGAAAAAAATATTATTCTTAATGTATAAAAATCTTGCTAGGCATTTCTATTGAAAAATGCGGCTACTTCTTTGTTTGAAAGCGTTTTTGATATCGGACGTCCATGCGGGCATGTGTATGGGTGTTTCGTCTTTTTCCAGTTTTTGATAAGTTCTTCCATTTGCCACAAGTTTAGATGCTCACCAGCTTTTACTGCTGCTTTGCAGGACGTTGTTATTAAAATTTTTTCTTCTAATGAATCAAGGTTGCCTTTTATATTAACTAAAAGCTCTGCTACTATATCTACAGGTTTTATGTGGGCTATAATTTGAGGGACTTTCCTGAATATAATTTGTGTAGCTGAAATTTTTTCGATTTGATAACCGAAAGACATCAATTTGTCTTTGGCTTGCATAAGGAGCTCTACTTCGCTGGTTTCAAGATTTAAAATATCAGAAATTAAAAGAAGCTGTGAAGCGTTATTTTTATTGCTTTTGAGCTTTTCATAGATATATCTTTCGTCAGCAATATGTTGGTCTACAATCTCAAGTCCTGCTTTAGTTTCAATCAAAATGTAGGTGTTATAATACTGACCGATTATGTTATAGTCACGAGAGTCTTCCGTCTGGGGTTCAAGTTCTATTTTAAAGCTTTTTTGTGGCACTGGCGATTGGCTCTCTTTTACAGGGAAAATCTGTGGTGCAGAATATCTTTCTGTATTTATTGTTGCCGTATCATTTTTTTCTGTTATATAAACAGCATTGTCTGATTCTTTTGAAGTTTGGGTAAAAGGTAAAATATTAATGTTTTCTGTTTCCTTATCGGTAGAATAAGTCCGATTTGAAAGGGCTAAATCTATTGCACTATATAAAAAATTGAATATTTGATTAGGGTTTTTATATCGAACCTCTCTCTTTGTCGGGTGGGCGTTTACGTCCACATCAGAAGTCGGAATTTCTAAATTTAACACGACGAACGGATATTTCCCATGCGGAAGCATGTTTTTGTATGCTAAATCGATTGCTTTTAGCAAGATAGGACATTTAACCATTCTTGAATTTATAAAGGTATAAATTGCTTTTTTGCTTGAACGGGTATAGGCAGGAGTGCTAGTATAACCTGTAATCTTAAGCTTTGAGAGCTCGTCTGTTTTCTCAATGGGTCTTAAAAATTCAACAAATGAGCTTGAATATATTTCGTTTATCCTTGTTAAAAGGTCAGAATTTTGTCCTGTTGAAATTATATTGTTGCCGTTGTTTTTCAGGACAAAAGCTACTTCAGGGTGCGATAAAGCAATTGATTGCATTAATTCTTGAATGTAAGCAAATTCTGTTTTTGCACTTTTTAAAAATTTTAGTCTTACGGGTTGGTTAAAAAACAAGTCTTTAACTTCCATTATCGTGCCTATGGCACAGCCTGTTTGGGATTTTTTTACTACAGAGTTTTGCGATTCGACTCTCGTTCCGTATTCAAACTCTTTGGTTCTTGTTGTGCAGGTGACTTTTGCTATTGAAATTATGCTGGCAAGTGCTTCTCCTCTAAAGCCAAGCGTGTGAATATTCCATAAGTCATTTTCGTTGGAAATTTTACTTGTAGCATGCTTTGAAAAAGCAAGTTCAATGTCGTCAGGATGAATGCCGGAGCCGTTATCTGCAATTCTTATATCTCTACATTCGTTGGAAATCGAAACCTCAATTTTTGTTGCACCTGCGTCGACAGAGTTCTCAACAAGCTCTTTCACTACTGATGACGGGCGTTCTATTACTTCCCCCGCTGCTATCTGGTTGATTACATGTATTGATAATTGATTAATTCTTTTCATTGCTTTTATTTTAATATAATATATTGACTATGGATAGTTTGAAACAAGATTATGTTAAGAAAAGAAAGATTTATCGAGATATCTTTTTTAAATCGGAAGACTCTATAAAAAAAGTGCTTTTAGCCTTAAAAGTAAAACATTTCTGTACTAATTGCAAAGATGTTTGCGAATTTAAGCAGGCTGAAAATCTACTTTTTGCAAAATTACCTCCCGAATGCTCCTACAAAGAATGGCAAAAAGAAGCACTCTCTAAATTGAAAAATGAAATATCTCGTGATATTTATGTTCGCCTGCAACAAATTTTGGCTTACAGAGAGGATTTCCACTGCGAAAAATGTGCCTTGTGTTGCAATTTCGCTTGCAGCGAATTTTCTCCTTCTGAATTAAAACAAAAGGCTGACAATGGTGACAAGTTCGCAACTCAGTTCCTGAGTGTTTTTATTCCTTATGAAAATATTGATGAAGCTAAAAAAATCTACCCAGAATACGTTTCACTTTTAGAAGCTAAATACGGTGATACTGAAAGTGTCTATTTCTATCATTGCCCCAAATTGTCTGAAAATAATTTGTGCAATGATTATGAAAATCGTCCAGATGTTTGTAGAGATTTTCCGAATAATCCTTTAGCGATTTTGCCCGATTCGTGCGGGTTTAAGCCTTGGAAAGACGAAATCGAAGTCATCGCACTTTCTTTGCATGCTCTTTTGGAAATTGTTGAGTATTATATCGAAAAAATTGAAAAGGCTTTTTTGTAAATTAAAAAGCAGAGGCAAAAGACCCCTGCTCTTTATACAAGATGTTTGCAATCTTAATAATTAGCTTTTTTAAGGAAGAAATATGATTGCGGGTGATTACATACAGGACAAACTGTTGGAGCTTCTTTCCCTACATACAAGTGTCCGCAGTTTGAACATTCCCAAACAGACTCATCTTCTCTTACAAAAACTTTTCCTTCTTTTATGTTCGCTAAAAGATTGCGGTATCTTTCTTCGTGAGCTTTTTCGATTTCGGCTACCTTTTCAAAAAGAACGGCAATTTTTTCAAAGCCTTCTTCACGAGCTTCTTTTGCGAATTTAGCATACATATCTGTCCATTCGTAATTCTCGCCGTTAGCAGCTTCTTCAAGGTTTTTAATGGTGTCGTCAATAGAGCCGCCATTTAATAATTTGAACCAAATTTTTGCATGTTCTTTTTCGTTATTCGCTGTTTCTTCAAAGAATTGACCGATTTGGACGTATCCGTCTTTTTTAGCTTTAGATGAAAAATAAGTATATTTATTGCGGGCTTGGGATTCTCCTGCAAAAGCTTCCATCAAGTTCTTTTCTGTTTTTGAACCTTTTAAATCCATATTAGACTCTCCTTTACTAACCGGTGTCTGAGTTATTCGATAGTATTTTTCTCGCATTTACTTTGGCATTCAGGACAAACGCCTCTGAATGTAATTTCGTGTTTAATTACTTTAAAGCCAGTTTTTTCTTCAAGTTTTTCGCATATATCCGGTGCAATATCAGCAGGAACATCAAAAATTCTGCCACATTCAATACATATTAAATGATAATGCTCAAAAGTATTGTGGTCAAAGTGATCACTGGCTTCAAGCCCTTCTATTTTTTTTATTACCCCTAACTCGGCAAGTTTATTCAAATTTCTATAAACTGTTGCAAGGCTTATGTTTGGGTAGGTTTTTTTTAAAATATTATAAATATAGTCTGCAGAAGGGTGAACCACATTTTGGGTAAGCGTTTCAAGAATTAGTTCACGTTGTTTCGAATAATTCATCTAACCACCTAAAATAATAACTATTATCATTTTGACTTATTTTCGCAACTTTGTCAATGGTTTGTTAATTTTTTTCAACATTACTTTTTGATAGCAGAGCAGGCTTTTTTAATGGGATTATAAATCCGAAAGTGTTGCCTTTCCCTTTTTCGCTTATAGCTATCATTTGTCCGCTATGTTTTTTAATTATTTCTTTTGACAAATAAAGCCCCAATCCATTACCGATTTGTCTGAATTTTGTTGCGTTTGAGATGTATTTTTCAAATAAACCTTGAAGTTCTTCCTTGTTGATATACAAGCTGTCATTGTGTACCGTGAACTTGAAATCTTCCTCGTCATTAGAGAGTCGTATGGTTATTTTTGTGCGAGATGTAGTATAAGAAACGGCATTTGAGATAAGGTTTGTTATTACTCTTTTTAGCTCTATTTTATCCCCTTCGATAAAATTTTGAGTAAGATTGTTTTCAACAATGACTTTTTGTTCTCTTTCTTCAATGAGATAAGCTAACTCAGTAATGCTGTTGTTGACTATGTCCATAACCTCAAATGGTTCATATTGCAGAATGTATCGCCCGTCTTCTTGTTTGTATGTTGTGAGAATCGTTGAAATCATGTTTTTCATGAATTTACAAGAGTTCATTGTTTGTTTTAGTATGACTTTTTGTTCTTTCGTAATATCTCCGAAATGACCGTCTAAAGTTAGTTGCAAAGCTCTTATTTGTGCTGAAACAGGAGTCTTTAAGTCATGTGTCAGTGTTGCAATGAATGTTTCTTTTTGCTTCTCATTTTCTTTATATATAGTTATATCTCTGACTATAACAACAAAATCTGTTACTTTCCCTCTACCGTTTAGCACAGGGGCTTTGTGAATTTCGCCATGGAATTTTTTACCCGCTAAATCTAATGTTAAATCTTTTATTATAGCTTTTTTGTCGAAAGTTATTTGGTTATCTTCTTTTCGACATTGTTCAAGTTGAGCTTCAGGAAGATAATTCTCTAGAGAAATTGGGTCCATATTGTTTTCATCAATATTTAATATTCTTTTTAGCTCTCGGTTTCCGAATATAATGTTGTTATCAATATTTTTAATGAATGCTATATAAGGCAAGTTCTCAAAAAAAGCAACAAGAAGTGATTGCTTTTGCATAACTTCCATACGCAAAAGTTCTCTTTGGGTTACATCTCTGCCTATTCCCATTAAACCTTTAAGCTCTCCATTAATAAAAAAAGGTGCTTTTACGATTTCTGCAACAATAGGTTTATTTGATAAAGTTCGAATTCTTTGTATATATTTGAATTGTTTTTGGCTTTTTAAAACAAATTCATCATTTTCTTTAATCAATCGTGCTGTTTCTTGCTCCAAAAGGTCTTTGTCTGTCAATCCAATAACGTTTTCTTTTTTGCCGAATTCATTAAAATCTATGAATGCTTTATTACAGTCTATGTATCTAAAGTTCGTATCTTTAAGAAAAATCAAGTCAGGACAATATTTGAAGATATCTGATATTATTACTTTTTGCTCTGTGTATTTTTTAAATAAAAAGCTGTAATCTTTATGTTGTATATATATCAATCGAAGAAAAACAATAAGTATAATGAGCAAAATTGCATCTATAATTTTAACCTCAATGTAGGGAATAATGAAGCCGGCGATGACCAATATGATTCCTGTAATGGTTAGTATGTTTACCGTTGTTTTTTTATTCTTAAACATATATGACCTTATTGCTTGTCTAGTGCTGTTCAACCAAGTTTAATTTAGTTGCTTTTACTGCGGCTTGAACCCTGTCTTGAACATCTAGTTTTACTAAAATACTCGCAACATGTGCTTTTATTGTATGGGTGCTTACCATTATTTCCGTTGCGATTTCAGGGTTTGTCTTACCTTGAATCATTAGTTTTAATACTTCTTTTTCTCTGTCTGAAAGTTTTATGTCATTATTTGGTACAGGGTATAGATTGTTAATGTTTGATATGTCTGGTCTGGGCATGTATTTTGCCGGAATTGAGGCAACCTGAGAGTCTAACCATAAAGCACCTTTTGTTACACTGGCTATAGCATTCACTATGGTTTCATCGTCAGGGTCTTTCATGCAATAAGCGTCAGCTCCTGCTGAAATTGATGCTAAAACTGTATCATCTTTTTCATGTGAAGTGAGGACTATTATTTTTGTAGAAGGATATTTTTCTTTCAATAACTTTGTTGCTTCGATTCCATTCATTCCCGGCAATCCTAAGTCCATAAAAATAATATCGGCAACTTCTTTTTGCATTGCTAATATACATTCTTCTGCCGCTTCAAAATCTCCGAGGATTTTTAATCCTTTAATTCCTGCCAATGTGTGTTTTAAACCGACTCTTGTAAGGAGATAATCTTCGACTATATAAATTGAAATTTTATTCATATAGATATGTCCTCGTATAACTTCACAGAAGTTACCACTGGTAACTTAATATA
Protein-coding regions in this window:
- a CDS encoding SIMPL domain-containing protein (The SIMPL domain is named for its presence in mouse protein SIMPL (signalling molecule that associates with mouse pelle-like kinase). Bacterial member BP26, from Brucella, was shown to assemble into a channel-like structure, while YggE from E. coli has been associated with resistance to oxidative stress.), with product MLEKIKDFQITIVGIIIAFGLIFCSMIISNNIKKDGIYVTGSAYEIVKSDSAAWTIQINTRGATIANAYSKMQKDIPVVTNYLISKGITKEQIDILPASNYPTYRNDPKTGNTTNDIAYYNYYQNIKVTSNDVNLIKNLSTAVQALSAQDIELTSNPPEYQYSKMADLKVKLLEEATLDSKNRAKAMLKANHNRVGKIKDVKMGVFQITAPDSNSVSDMGVNDATTIDKKVTAVANVYFQIK
- a CDS encoding amino acid permease, producing MSNDLRRTLSLQDSISMVAGNMIGCGIFLVSAETARIVQSSWMLLIVWLTAGLVSLIGALAYGELAANITEEGGQYMYLKKIYNDLTAFSYGWTLFLVIQTGSIAAICLAFAKFLGILVPFISSTHILFSIGAFHLSSVQVIAMFICIMLTYINSRGVEYGVLTQNLFTVTKILSLIAIVVCGIFFGMNWDVIHANFPHGCTQMHLGDLRTIATATVGALFAAITWNNLTFIAGEIKEPEKNIPRAMVYGVGLVVILYLLINAVYVYTIPLDAIQNAHEDIVASAVMGAMFGKVGEAIIAVILMISAFGCANGMIMTGSRVYYKMAKDRLFFRGLAAINRHTKVPVNSLWMQGMWICCLVLFVGDYNLLLDFVIYINLIFYAITTFGIFVYRRKFADEPKILTVNNFFPITFISAITFIVGCLTLDKPTSTLPGLLITLAGFPVYYFWSRAKNKKTKVLNKNKQDAIIVNK
- a CDS encoding type IV pilus twitching motility protein PilT; its protein translation is MLIEELLEAAVNKGASDLHISNGLPPVIRVDGNLLRMEYSALTPDDVESLLFPMLSNEQRRTLEQVWELDLSYGIHGLGRFRVNIYKDKGSYAAAFRTINAVIPSFESLGLSPTVKTITERPRGLILVTGPTGSGKSTTLASMIDHINEQRSEHILIIEDPIEYVHYSKKSVVHQRELGQDTRSFANALRSALREDPDIILVGEMRDLETISLALTAAETGHLVMATLHTSSASQTIDRIIDVFPEAQQQQVRVQLSTSLIAVFSQTLLPRLDDDGESKKGRIMAQEIMVVNTAIANLIREGKTAQIYSMMQTGAQFGMQTLETALKNLYLQGSIDLDDALAKSQRPDEFKRLANLTR
- a CDS encoding ABC transporter permease produces the protein MINFLGLCIQNLITSIKYIFDKNVKFGSVISRAAMISYDSLPIALIIVFIAAVVIALQVSKQFLMSGAENYVGGFLAIALIREIAPGFAALAISARAGTAISAEIANMKVTSQVDAMKTLKVNPVGYYFAPRIIAAAVTVPMVVLIAELFGIIGGMLVSYATIGLHPNRYMNSVWLWLNTRDIYISVIKGAIFGIIITTVCATQGYQTEGGAKNVGISTTEAAIKATVYLLVADLLLALLFYYNLPS
- a CDS encoding branched-chain amino acid transaminase → MTKDDLVFMDGEYVKMSEATIPVRNHAFLYGTSVFEGIRAYYNKEENQMYAFRVKEHMERLIRSGKIMHMHTKYTADELVELARGLFKKNDYKADAYMRPQIYKSALKIGPGLIDNPDSLLIFTIPLGDYIDTSKGLSVCVSSWKRSDDNAIPPRAKVSGCYANTALIVTDARMAGFDDAIVLSPDGHVTEGSAMNLFLVQNGKLVTSNTTDNILVGVTRNTIIEIAKDLGIETVQREIDRTELYISDEAFYCGTGAQISPITKIDNRLVGTGEVGPITDKIQKLYFDVVKGKVEKYKKWCTPIYD